The DNA window CTCACCAAACTTCATGGCTCAGGGTTGCACCAAAACCCAGGACTAAGACATGCTTTGCACAATGTGACCATTGCATTCAATTCCTTCTCTCCTTGTTTTCAGGATGACAGACCAAGTTTATATCACTGGAGTCTGAGAGATGGTAAACACCCAAACAAAACTTAGTTTTTACCAACAAGAGAGCTTGAGACTGGGGAAGTGGGCAAGAATGCTTGCTTTGTGAGTATGGGTCTTCCATCTCTAATTTGAAtgcacttttcatttttcaatctctcttttcttctagcTTCACCCATTCCTGATTAAAATCCAATTTACAGACACTGCTGGGGAGCATATGTCCTTagatgaaaaaagaaaccatatGGTATGCCGTGAGTTTTCCAGGTGGTCTTGGGCTCCTGGTTAAAGTGGGAGAGTTTGGCTTCAGTGGCCTATATGACCAAGGCTTAGTGATCAATGATGAAATGATAGATTGGCCTATTAGATTCAAAGAGGTATGACATCTTTTCAAGACTAAATGTGTACATTGTAAAGCTATGAGAGCAGAATTCTCCTCCAAGATGAAAGTGTGCACCCATTTAACTGAGCAGTAAACTTTCTCTTTGAATGCAACATCTTGACTTCGTAATGTGAAATCTTATACACATTTTGAGCAAATGTCTAGAAAGAGCAGGTTTGTATaactaatttttaattgaagtgtagttgatgacTGATATTATATAATTTACAGGTGTtgaatatagtgattcacaaattTAAAGGCTATACACTACTTAtagttattctaaaatattggctatattccctgtgttgtacaatatatccttgtagcttattttatacataatcatTTGTACTTATTAATTCTGTCCCTCTATTttgcccttcctttcttccctccccctacttctaaccactagcttgttctctgtatcttgggtctctttatttttagttatattcactaatttgttgtttattttacattcccCATAGGAGTTTTACCATACAGTGTTTGTATGTCTCTGTCCAccttattccacttagcataatactctccaaATGTATTcatgttactgaaaatggcaaattttcattcttttatggctgagttatatcaATATATCTATACCTGTCTatataatgtgatatatatatatataataaatgtgataaatatatcacatttatGATGTGgtgataatataaatatatcacatttattatatgtatatatatacacacacacacacatatatatcacatcttctttatccatttatctgttgatggatgcttaGGTAACTTCCATACCTTGGAAACtggaaataatgctgctatgaacattagtaTGTATGCATCTTCAAATTAGTGAGGGTTGatggagtttgtttcttttttgtttggtttggtttggtttgattatATACCCAGGAacagaactgctgggtcatatggtaaattttttttagggcttcacctacagcatatggaaggtcccaggataagggtcgaatcaggagctgcaactgcttgcctatgccaccgccatagcaccaccagatatgagccacatctgtgatctacaccatagctaacagtaacaccgatccttaacccactgagcggggccagggatcgaatcccgtgtcttcatggatactactcaggttcaaaccgctgagccacaatgggaatgcctggtaattctatttttagtttttaaagaaggctccacactgttttccatagtggctgaaccagtgGCTGCTTTTCTTATTATAAGGCTCAGTTACCTGGAATTGACAGCCTTCTATGCAGCCACGTATGAGAGcagagtcaatttttttttttcataaaaaaccTCAGAATCATGACCACATGGGTATCTGCATTGACAGGAGTGGCAGATGAGGTGGTTAAATCAGAGACAAATCAAGGTTTGTTGCCAGTAATGTATGAAATCAGAGATGTAATTATTTGGTAAAATTCTGGctgtttctataaatatttaagaagaaagtggaggagttcccatcgtggcgcagtggttaacgaatccgactaggaactatgaggttgcgggttcgatccctgcccttgctcagtgggttaacgatccagcgttgccgtgaactgtggtgtaggtcgcagacgcagctcggatcccgcgttgccgtggctctggcgtaggctggcagctacagctccgattcgacccctagcctgggaacctccatatgccgcaggagcggcccaagagatggcaaaaagaccaaaaaataaaggcattagtttaaaaaataaataaataaaaattaaaaaaaaaaagaagaagaaagtggaaaCATAACCCTCATATCCCACACTCGGATGTTTAGGTAATATCAATAAACTGGGGATGGGAAAGAGATCTAGAGATATAATCAAAGGTGAGATATCCTTTCTTCTTCTAAGAGGAATTATCCACCAATAGCCATTAATCATATGCAAAATCATGACCAATGACtcactatttttcctttcagacaCCGAAATCTGTGTGTAATCTGAGTTGCAGTTCAGGATGCAGAAAAATTCCACAAGAAGGATGGTGGGTTTGCtgctttgtttgtgttttttgcctaGAGAGACATATTTCCAACCACACAGGTATAAAAACTTATCATCACCTAGGATAACTCCACCTCTCACCTATTTctcaacaaaaaaaagaaaattgaggggTTTGGCAAAGCAGTCATCAAAAACCAGTTTCTCAATTCCTGTCTTTATTCAGTCTTTCAATTGACTGGGTTTTTTGTggtgaaatatacataatataaaattatcagTTTAATTATTCTtatgagtacaattcaaggacatgAAGTACATTTCCACTGTTGTGTTACTTTCTCCACTATTCATTTCAAACTTCATCATATCTAACTTAATCTCTGCTACCATTAAACAGTTCTACTtacccctcccccaaatcccttGAAACATAATTCTAATTTGGTGTCTATTTTAGGAATGTTATATAAGCAGAATCACGTTGTACTTGTCCTTTggagactggcttatttcacttagcataacaccttCAAGATTCACCCACATTGGAGCATGTGCCaaaaatttttcttcccttttcagcagaataatattgcattttatgtatgtaccacatttggtttactcattcatctgtcaatggatgtttaagtagtttccatcttttggatattgtaaatagcaATAGTAAGACTATTGTACAAGCACCTGTTCAAGCCCATGTCTTCAATTTGTGGGCAGTATGTACCCAGATGGGAATTCCTCACTCATTTGGTAGttacatgtttaatatttttggaaactGCTAGACTATTTCCCACAGCAGCTACACCATTCTAAATTCACCCCCAAGAATGTacaattgtttccattttaagatcctcaccaacactttctAATTTGTTGTGTGAACATTACATCAGAGGGCTCAATATGCAcaatgcacatacacacaatgaaagGAAATACTTCTGTTTGCCATATATGTAAATATGGTAGAATtggtaattttgaaaataaaatgttgagtCTGCTTTCTCCCCAGATGCAGAGCAGTGTGTCCAGTACCCAGACCAAGAGTATCCAAACAGGGGGAGAAATCGCTGCCTCCCCAAAGTTGTGACCTTCCTGGCCTACGAGGATTCCTTGGGGATGGCACTAGTCTGCATGGCTCTGTGCTTCTGTGCCATAACAGCTGGAGTTTTGTGGGTCTTTGTGCAGCACCGAGACACCCCCATCATCAAGGCCAATAACAAGGCTCTCAGCTATGTCCTGCTCATCTCCCTCCTCCTGTGTTTCCTCTGCCCCTTACTCTTCATTGGCCGTCCCAACATAGCCACATGCACACTCAGACAAATCACATTTGCAGCTGTGTTCACTGTGGCTGTTGTCACTGTTTCCGCCAAAACTCTTACTGTCATTCTGGCATTCAAGGCCATGAAACcaggaggaaccatgaggagaTTGCTAGTAACAGGAGCTTCTAACTATGTCATTCCCATCTGCTCCCTCATCCAAGTGATTATCTGTGGAGCCTGGCTTGGAACCTCTCCCCCTTTTCTTGAGATAGACACTCATTCTGAGCCCAAGAGCCTCATCATCGTGTGCATCAAGGGCTCTGTCACTGCCTTCTATTGTGTCTTGGGATACCTGGGCTCCTTAGCTCTGGGGAGTTTCTCCTTGGCTTTCCTGGCCAGGAACCTGCCTGACACCTTCAATGAAGCCAAGTTCCTGACCTTCAGCATGCTGGTGTTCTGCACTGTCTGGGTCACTTTCTTCCCGGTCTACCACAGCACCAAGGGCAAGGTCATGGTGGCCGCAGAGATCTTCTCTATCTTGGCCTCCAGTGCTGGGCTACTGGGCAGCATCTTTGCCCCAAAGtgctacattatttttatatgacCTGAGAAGAACTCTTTGAAAGGTTTAAGGAATAAAATAGATTCTAAGAGAAAGAGGCATTCAGGTTTGTCTCATAACAAGTATCACATTGGGATTTTGGACAATAAAACACTAAGATACATAATATTATAGGTGTATTCATTCAGACATTAGAAACCATCAAAACGGTTTCACCAACCTAATCCTCAGGTCAGAACCTTCTCACCTGCCCatttgtatctctcacaagcatcctatcttaataaatctattccttgcctattgaaaaaaaaattgctttatctTTATCAAGGGATTCTCCCCTCTCATTTACTCAATGAgtgttattacatttatagttgtacaatgatcatcacaacccaattttatagaatttccatcccaaacccccagcccatccccccatgcccaacctgtctcctttggaaaccataagtccaagtctgtgagtcagtatttgttatgaaaaaagttcattgtgtccttttttaagattccacatgtaagtgatagcatacgatGCTGAAGTCTGTCTAactccacttagcatgataatttctaggtccatccatgttgctaaaaatgccattatttctttccttttaatggccgagtaatattccattgtgaatatttttaccacatctttatccactcctctgtcgatggacattgaggttgtctccatgtcttggctattgcatatagtgctgcaatgaacaatggagtaCTTGTATCTTTTCGAGTTATGGTTTCCTCTAGatcgatgcccaggagtgggactgctggatcaaatggtaattctatttttagttttctgaggaatctccatactgttttccacagtggatgcagTGACTTTTATTGCTAGTAGTCTCCCTTAGGTCTCACTAAGAGATAGCGTTGACACTCCCTTTGCCTGTTCTTGCTCACTAACCTAAACACTTAaacttccctaataaaagtcataTGTGCTAAAGCCTAAGGGCCTTAGTTCTgaggaacagagtgcctcctggtcccccactttctaaatgtaaaagagtcTTAAGTATTTTGTTATACCAAGCCATTCCTCTTCCAGGACTCTCTGTTGCCCTGCAGCACTGGACACAgcagttctagttctgtgaaaaatgtccttggtaatttgatagggattgcactgaatctgtaggttgccttgggcaGTACAGTCATtataatactgattcttccaattcaagagcatggtgtgtctttccatctgtttgtatcatctttgatttctttcatcagtgtcttataggtttcagaatacaggtttttttctctatttaggtaggtttattcctaaatattttattctttttgatgtgatagtaagtgggattgtttccctaatttctctttctgctctttcattgttagtatatagaaatgccatcgatttctgtgcattaattttgtatcctgcgactttgccaaattcattaatgagctctaaccattttctggtagtgtctttaggattctctaggtatagtatcaagtcatctgcaaatagtgctagttttacttcatcctttccaatttggattccttttatttctttttcttctctgattgtcatggctaggacttccaaaactatgttgaatagtagcggcaagagcagacatccttgtcttgttcctgatctcagcaggaattcttttagcttttcaccattgagaatgatgttagctctgggtttgtcatatatggcctctaTTATGTTGAAGttggttccttctatgcccactttctgaaaggtttctATATAacatgggtgttggattttgtcaaaggctttttctgtatctattgtgTATCTATTGaaaggtttttattcttcagtttgtttaggtggtgtatcacactgatggatttgtggatattttagaaaccttgcatccctgggataaatctcacttgatcatgatgtacaatccttttaatgtattgttggattcagtttgctggtattttgttgaggatctttgcacctatgttcaccagtgaaactggcctgtaattttcttttttgtggtatctttggttttggcaacagggtgatggtggcctcatagaatgggtTTGGAAGtgttgcttcctctttttttggaacagtttcagaaagataggtgcTAGCtcatttctaaatgtttgatagaattcgcctgtgaagccatctggtcctggacttttgtttgttggaagttttttaatcacagtttcaatttcagtacttgcgaTTGGtccttcatttttctatttcatcttgctttagtcttggaagattgtacttttagaagaatttgtccatttcttctaggttgtccattttattggcatatagttgcatgtagtagtctcttatgaccctttgtatttctgtgatgtctgttgggacttctttttcatttctaattttattgatttgagtcctctctctttttttcttgataagtctggctaagggtttatcaattttgttgatcttttcaaagaaccagctttttgtttcattgatcttttctacggttttcttcatttctatttcattgatttctgctctgatcttt is part of the Sus scrofa isolate TJ Tabasco breed Duroc chromosome 2, Sscrofa11.1, whole genome shotgun sequence genome and encodes:
- the LOC100518538 gene encoding vomeronasal type-2 receptor 116-like, yielding NVESAFSPDAEQCVQYPDQEYPNRGRNRCLPKVVTFLAYEDSLGMALVCMALCFCAITAGVLWVFVQHRDTPIIKANNKALSYVLLISLLLCFLCPLLFIGRPNIATCTLRQITFAAVFTVAVVTVSAKTLTVILAFKAMKPGGTMRRLLVTGASNYVIPICSLIQVIICGAWLGTSPPFLEIDTHSEPKSLIIVCIKGSVTAFYCVLGYLGSLALGSFSLAFLARNLPDTFNEAKFLTFSMLVFCTVWVTFFPVYHSTKGKVMVAAEIFSILASSAGLLGSIFAPKCYIIFI